A window of Cryptomeria japonica chromosome 3, Sugi_1.0, whole genome shotgun sequence contains these coding sequences:
- the LOC131068893 gene encoding uncharacterized protein LOC131068893 isoform X2, translating to MAMAQHQQQQQPAQPVGLTGTGGSSNGGSSSTSSSANSTPANHQGGDTTLTKIFVGGLAWETKRETMKKYFEQFGDIQEAVVIMDKNTGRSKGYGFVTFREPEAARRACVDPTPVIDGRRANCNLASMGATRTRPSPPQHGNRFRSAGHFPVGSQGMPTYNSGLAFPQPSPYPYQQGYPYSPFGYATYPPDFNFAQGFYNPYAAAQFPQVYAGPAATMYPHAQVTQGAAGYPTSPGYNMQGPHIVQYSSPGMVATTTVSPQYGGGASVPSAVQTSALIGANSASANRSPGQIQQYAAVAAPEQAAT from the exons ATGGCCATGGCTCAGCACCAGCAGCAGCAGCAACCGGCCCAGCCGGTTGGCTTGACCGGGACTGGAGGCAGCAGCAATGGGGGTAGCAGTAGTACAAGCAGTAGTGCTAATAGCACGCCTGCAAATCATCAGGGAGGGGATACCACTTTAACAAAGATCTTTGTTGGGGGCTTGGCATGGGAGACCAAGAGGGAGACCATGAAGAAGTACTTTGAGCAGTTTGGGGATATACAGGAGGCTGTTGTCATCATGGACAAGAACACAGGGAGGTCCAAGGGATATGGTTTT GTAACTTTCCGTGAGCCAGAGGCAGCAAGGAGAGCATGTGTAGATCCAACACCTGTGATTGATGGAAGACGAGCTAATTGCAATCTTGCTTCAATGGGTGCCACCCGGACTAGGCCTTCTCCTCCCCAGCATG GCAATCGATTCAGATCAGCTGGCCACTTTCCTGTAGGTTCTCAAGGAATGCCTACTTATAACAGTGGTTTGGCGTTTCCTCAGCCCAGTCCCTATCCATACCAGCAAGGCTACCCCTATTCTCCATTTGG GTATGCCACATATCCACCAGACTTCAATTTTGCCCAG GGATTTTATAATCCATATGCAGCAGCCCAGTTTCCTCAAGTATATGCTGGACCAGCAGCAACAATGTACCCACATGCACAAGTAACACAAGGTGCAGCTGGCTACCCTACCTCACCAGGATATAATATGCAAGGCCCACACATTGTTCAGTATAGCAGTCCTGGAATGGTGGCAACAACTACTGTATCGCCACAGTATGGGGGTGGGGCATCTGTCCCAAGCGCTGTTCAAACTTCAG CACTAATAGGTGCTAATTCTGCCTCAGCAAACCGAAGCCCAGGACAAATTCAACAGTATGCGGCTGTAGCAGCTCCTGAACAAGCTGCTACATGA
- the LOC131068893 gene encoding uncharacterized protein LOC131068893 isoform X4: protein MAMAQHQQQQQPAQPVGLTGTGGSSNGGSSSTSSSANSTPANHQGGDTTLTKIFVGGLAWETKRETMKKYFEQFGDIQEAVVIMDKNTGRSKGYGFVTFREPEAARRACVDPTPVIDGRRANCNLASMGATRTRPSPPQHGNRFRSAGHFPVGSQGMPTYNSGLAFPQPSPYPYQQGYPYSPFGYATYPPDFNFAQGFYNPYAAAQFPQVYAGPAATMYPHAQVTQGAAGYPTSPGYNMQGPHIVQYSSPGMVATTTVSPQYGGGASVPSAVQTSANRSPGQIQQYAAVAAPEQAAT from the exons ATGGCCATGGCTCAGCACCAGCAGCAGCAGCAACCGGCCCAGCCGGTTGGCTTGACCGGGACTGGAGGCAGCAGCAATGGGGGTAGCAGTAGTACAAGCAGTAGTGCTAATAGCACGCCTGCAAATCATCAGGGAGGGGATACCACTTTAACAAAGATCTTTGTTGGGGGCTTGGCATGGGAGACCAAGAGGGAGACCATGAAGAAGTACTTTGAGCAGTTTGGGGATATACAGGAGGCTGTTGTCATCATGGACAAGAACACAGGGAGGTCCAAGGGATATGGTTTT GTAACTTTCCGTGAGCCAGAGGCAGCAAGGAGAGCATGTGTAGATCCAACACCTGTGATTGATGGAAGACGAGCTAATTGCAATCTTGCTTCAATGGGTGCCACCCGGACTAGGCCTTCTCCTCCCCAGCATG GCAATCGATTCAGATCAGCTGGCCACTTTCCTGTAGGTTCTCAAGGAATGCCTACTTATAACAGTGGTTTGGCGTTTCCTCAGCCCAGTCCCTATCCATACCAGCAAGGCTACCCCTATTCTCCATTTGG GTATGCCACATATCCACCAGACTTCAATTTTGCCCAG GGATTTTATAATCCATATGCAGCAGCCCAGTTTCCTCAAGTATATGCTGGACCAGCAGCAACAATGTACCCACATGCACAAGTAACACAAGGTGCAGCTGGCTACCCTACCTCACCAGGATATAATATGCAAGGCCCACACATTGTTCAGTATAGCAGTCCTGGAATGGTGGCAACAACTACTGTATCGCCACAGTATGGGGGTGGGGCATCTGTCCCAAGCGCTGTTCAAACTTCAG CAAACCGAAGCCCAGGACAAATTCAACAGTATGCGGCTGTAGCAGCTCCTGAACAAGCTGCTACATGA
- the LOC131068893 gene encoding uncharacterized protein LOC131068893 isoform X1 — protein sequence MAMAQHQQQQQPAQPVGLTGTGGSSNGGSSSTSSSANSTPANHQGGDTTLTKIFVGGLAWETKRETMKKYFEQFGDIQEAVVIMDKNTGRSKGYGFVTFREPEAARRACVDPTPVIDGRRANCNLASMGATRTRPSPPQHGNRFRSAGHFPVGSQGMPTYNSGLAFPQPSPYPYQQGYPYSPFGCVVRYATYPPDFNFAQGFYNPYAAAQFPQVYAGPAATMYPHAQVTQGAAGYPTSPGYNMQGPHIVQYSSPGMVATTTVSPQYGGGASVPSAVQTSALIGANSASANRSPGQIQQYAAVAAPEQAAT from the exons ATGGCCATGGCTCAGCACCAGCAGCAGCAGCAACCGGCCCAGCCGGTTGGCTTGACCGGGACTGGAGGCAGCAGCAATGGGGGTAGCAGTAGTACAAGCAGTAGTGCTAATAGCACGCCTGCAAATCATCAGGGAGGGGATACCACTTTAACAAAGATCTTTGTTGGGGGCTTGGCATGGGAGACCAAGAGGGAGACCATGAAGAAGTACTTTGAGCAGTTTGGGGATATACAGGAGGCTGTTGTCATCATGGACAAGAACACAGGGAGGTCCAAGGGATATGGTTTT GTAACTTTCCGTGAGCCAGAGGCAGCAAGGAGAGCATGTGTAGATCCAACACCTGTGATTGATGGAAGACGAGCTAATTGCAATCTTGCTTCAATGGGTGCCACCCGGACTAGGCCTTCTCCTCCCCAGCATG GCAATCGATTCAGATCAGCTGGCCACTTTCCTGTAGGTTCTCAAGGAATGCCTACTTATAACAGTGGTTTGGCGTTTCCTCAGCCCAGTCCCTATCCATACCAGCAAGGCTACCCCTATTCTCCATTTGGGTGCGTCGTAAG GTATGCCACATATCCACCAGACTTCAATTTTGCCCAG GGATTTTATAATCCATATGCAGCAGCCCAGTTTCCTCAAGTATATGCTGGACCAGCAGCAACAATGTACCCACATGCACAAGTAACACAAGGTGCAGCTGGCTACCCTACCTCACCAGGATATAATATGCAAGGCCCACACATTGTTCAGTATAGCAGTCCTGGAATGGTGGCAACAACTACTGTATCGCCACAGTATGGGGGTGGGGCATCTGTCCCAAGCGCTGTTCAAACTTCAG CACTAATAGGTGCTAATTCTGCCTCAGCAAACCGAAGCCCAGGACAAATTCAACAGTATGCGGCTGTAGCAGCTCCTGAACAAGCTGCTACATGA
- the LOC131068893 gene encoding uncharacterized protein LOC131068893 isoform X3: protein MAMAQHQQQQQPAQPVGLTGTGGSSNGGSSSTSSSANSTPANHQGGDTTLTKIFVGGLAWETKRETMKKYFEQFGDIQEAVVIMDKNTGRSKGYGFVTFREPEAARRACVDPTPVIDGRRANCNLASMGATRTRPSPPQHGNRFRSAGHFPVGSQGMPTYNSGLAFPQPSPYPYQQGYPYSPFGCVVRYATYPPDFNFAQGFYNPYAAAQFPQVYAGPAATMYPHAQVTQGAAGYPTSPGYNMQGPHIVQYSSPGMVATTTVSPQYGGGASVPSAVQTSANRSPGQIQQYAAVAAPEQAAT, encoded by the exons ATGGCCATGGCTCAGCACCAGCAGCAGCAGCAACCGGCCCAGCCGGTTGGCTTGACCGGGACTGGAGGCAGCAGCAATGGGGGTAGCAGTAGTACAAGCAGTAGTGCTAATAGCACGCCTGCAAATCATCAGGGAGGGGATACCACTTTAACAAAGATCTTTGTTGGGGGCTTGGCATGGGAGACCAAGAGGGAGACCATGAAGAAGTACTTTGAGCAGTTTGGGGATATACAGGAGGCTGTTGTCATCATGGACAAGAACACAGGGAGGTCCAAGGGATATGGTTTT GTAACTTTCCGTGAGCCAGAGGCAGCAAGGAGAGCATGTGTAGATCCAACACCTGTGATTGATGGAAGACGAGCTAATTGCAATCTTGCTTCAATGGGTGCCACCCGGACTAGGCCTTCTCCTCCCCAGCATG GCAATCGATTCAGATCAGCTGGCCACTTTCCTGTAGGTTCTCAAGGAATGCCTACTTATAACAGTGGTTTGGCGTTTCCTCAGCCCAGTCCCTATCCATACCAGCAAGGCTACCCCTATTCTCCATTTGGGTGCGTCGTAAG GTATGCCACATATCCACCAGACTTCAATTTTGCCCAG GGATTTTATAATCCATATGCAGCAGCCCAGTTTCCTCAAGTATATGCTGGACCAGCAGCAACAATGTACCCACATGCACAAGTAACACAAGGTGCAGCTGGCTACCCTACCTCACCAGGATATAATATGCAAGGCCCACACATTGTTCAGTATAGCAGTCCTGGAATGGTGGCAACAACTACTGTATCGCCACAGTATGGGGGTGGGGCATCTGTCCCAAGCGCTGTTCAAACTTCAG CAAACCGAAGCCCAGGACAAATTCAACAGTATGCGGCTGTAGCAGCTCCTGAACAAGCTGCTACATGA